The nucleotide sequence ACCTCTGATCCGGGACGGGCTTCGTCACTTCCGACGGAAGCTTAAGATCGAAAGCACTACGGCCAAAACCGTCGTCGACCAATGTTAGGGATGAGTTAGCCTCTAATATCTCTTTGGTTTCCTTCATACTAATAAGAGTGTTGACTTCCGTGTTTTTGACGTGTAACGAAAATCCATCTATGGACTTATCTATTGATACTGGTTTACTCGTGTTGGACACTATActgttcatttttaatataccggTGCCCGTATCGCCCGATTGTAAGGACGATTGCCTATTAGTCTCAACGTTATAACACGTAGAGACGCGCTCCACTTCGTACTGACTATCTATTTTATTGGTACCATCTGTGGCTGTGTCGTATTCAGAATTCATATTATCGGATGACTGTAAAGGGTTATATCTGTGTACTTTAATGTTATCTGGCTGTGTCAGGACTATGTTATTTAAGGGATTTGTATGATCGAAAACAATTACTGGTCCGACAGTTTTCCGCGGCGAAGGTTTGGCATCGGGTATTTTTATCTCATGTATGCGTGCATCGAAGGAAACGCTGTTGGAAATTTGTttattggaattatttaatgCTTGGGATATAGCTTGCCTGCCTGTAGCAGCTACCTCTTTTATCATAGTCTCGCTAGCTTTAGTGCTGTGCAAAGATGCTGTGTTCGAATGTAGTTCTGTATCTATGTCTATCTGGCTGGACGTTATAAGATTAGCCTGTATCTGTGTGCTGCACGTCGACGGAGGTTTTAATAATCTATCAGCGCCGCTGGTGTCGAACGGCAAAACATCAGCCATTGGTTTCACTAGATCAATCATCAGCGCTTTCAAGTTGTCGGAAACGTCCTTTAAATATGTTGGTATGACTTTCGCTTTGCTGTCTCGCATGTAAGACACTTCGCCGAAAGCCGTTTTTTTTAACGGTGACGCCTTTATTTCTGAAACGATACTGCTTTCACTTATAGAATCTTCTTCATCAAATTGAAGTGTTTTGACGACTTCGTTGCTCATCCTTACAGACTTTTTGATTGTTCTGTCCTCCACCTGGGACGGTTCTTCTGTCAAATCTTTCGTATCTTCTATGCTTTCACTATCATCCATTTCAAATTTCGATTGCTGTAAAGCTGCATGTGCcatggaaatattatttagtaaatcCTCTCTGCTAAGTACTATTGACTGCCTGTTTGGTGCGAAACTCAATCTCTTTGGCTCAGGTTTCTTGTCTATGAACGGCTTAACTTCTTCATCCCCTTCTGTGAAATTGGACAGCATTTCCAGCAGCTCGTTAGTGTCGTCTGCGTTTTTGAATGACTTTTTGACATTCCTAGATATATTCTGATccttttcgttttttttcaACTGATCCAGACTCTGCTGTAGATCCGAACTCAATACGGTCTCGTAATGTCTATTCGACATCTTCTCTTCAAGAGTGACCTTAAGATTATCAATTTGGTTCTGTAAATGATGAACGTCCTCCGAATCTTCTCTGTATTCTAGTGCTGGCAGTTTTGCTGTAATTTGTCGTATCGATTCTTTCTCTTCACCCAACGACTGATGTTCGatgaattcattattttctaaattatcgTTCTCAACATTAATCACTGTTTCGTGTGATTCGTTTATTTGCATTTCGATGTTATTTACAGCATTGAATGGTTTTTTAGGTTCTGGGAGAACATCGTTTAGAGAAGAATAAGACATGTCTAAAAGCTCGTTAAGTAAAGTTTTCTTGACACATCCCTTTCCTTCAGAGCTGGTTCTGGTTTTGATAACGAACGATCCGCTGGCTGGTGGTTTTTGGGCTTCGACTTCAAAAGACTCGACTTTAGCAACAAAATCATCTTCGACTTCACATTCCTCTGTCTTATCTTCTAACATCGGAACAGAGAGGATTCCAAATATATCACTCTTGTCTTTCAATTTTGTTGcttcagaaatatttatcacCGAATTGCTTTCTTCGACAtctttatcatcatcatcatcattcatattttttaactgcGACAGAGTAATAGATTCTTTTGCCTGGTATACTAATACGTCGtgtttattatcaattaatttactatcatcagttgtaaaacttttattattcttcaATATATCCTGCTGTAGATCTAATAATTTCGAAGGTATGGGCTTGGTTATCATCAAACTAGCGTTGCCGTAGGAATTTCGCAGAATCACTCTATCATTTTTCATTGCACCGTCGTTATTATCGTAATTCTTAGTGAGAGACAAATTACTATTTTCTCCattatctataaaattctTGGAAGATCGCGGAACGGAGGTATCATTAGTACTTATATCCGCGTTTACGTTTTCGACTGATAGCATCACGTTTGAAGGCATCGCTATTGTCATGGACATATCATTATCATATCCTGTTTTTGTTTTCGCGTTTGCATCAATTTCTTCAACTTTATCGACAAACACATTTGGAATAGCCTCAGTCATTGATATGTTATCATCGAAAATGGTACGCCGTTTGTCGTTATCGTTTGACAAGACTGCATCACCTACAATGTCCTTCTCTACTTTATTACTTGCGATTTGGTGTGATGGAATCACATTAGCattgtaattttcattattctcTATTATATTCGCTGGAATTGCTCGAGTTATTGACAGATCGCGATCGTCCTGACAAATCATCGTTTTGTCTTGCgttgttttattcttatttatcgTAAAATCATCAACTTGGCGCAATTGAATATCGTTATTTACAAGCGGAAACGGAATAATCTGAGTCACTGACAAGTTATCAGCATTGTTAAACGTCCTGGTGTTGCTCGTAACTTTTTCAATCAGAACTTTTGAAGGGATCGCTTGGGTCATAGACACATCGGCGCCGCCGTCGAAAATTATCGTCTTTCGTTTTTGGCCATTGCTATTGgcttgtgtatttttaaatgtatcattATCGTTAATAGGAGCGTTATTTATCTGATTATCAATAAGGACTTTAGAGGGTATTGCTTGAGTTATAGAAATATCTGCGCCTTCTTCGAAAACTATGGTCTTTCGTGTTGGTTTATCATAGTTACTCATAACCGCTTGAGTTATTGATAAgttattatcattatcataTCGTGTAACGTTAGTCTTTTGTTCGTCAATTAGGACTTTGGACGGAACGGCTTGAGTTATAGAAATATCTGCGCCTTCTTCGAATACTATGGTCTTTCTTTTTGGTTTATCAAAGTCACTCATAACCGCTTGagtaattgataaattattatcatatagtgtaacgttatttttttgtttatcaattAGGAATTTGGACGGAATTGCTTCAGTCAGAGATATGTCTGCACCATCTTCGAACATTATCGTCTTTCTTTTAGGGTTAGCTAAATTACTGATAACCGCTTGTGTTATTGATAAGTTATTATCGTTATATAAAGTTTCGTTAGTTTTTTCCttactaataaaaacattggaAGGAATCGCCTGAGTCATGGAAATGTCTGCGCCTTCATCGAATACTATAGTCTTTCTTTTAGGATTTTCAATGTTACTGACAACTGCTTGTGTCATTGATAAgttattatcattatcataTCGTGTGACGTTAATCGGTTTTTCGTCAATTAGGACTTTGGACGGAACGGCTTGAGTTATAGATATATCTACACCATCATCAAAGACGATGGTCTTTCTGTTTGGCTTTTCGCAAGTTTTCACTGTCTGGCTGTTATTTTCGTTACAAACGGACGTGCCATGGACAAAGTTCGGTAAATCGTCGTTAACGTTTAAGAATATCGTCTTCCTTTGAGGCGTTGTGGCCGAACTGTTTGGAAGTAGGCAGCGGTATTTGTCCATCTCATCCGAATCTCTTATCGGTTCTTTATCAGATTGCACACACAATTTCTTGCCGTCGaacactaaaattttatcatcggCGTCGTTTAACGCGAAATTTTTAGATTCCTTTGGAGTTACGTACGGATTGACAACTATATTCTCCTTATCCACGACCCAATCGTCTGGATTTTCCTTGAAGGAATTGCTTTTGGACACGGTCTGCACGTTAGGGCTCTGTATTGGTTCGGTTATAGACATATCGCAATCATCATGCTTGGGACCGACGTGGGTCATGTTAAGGTCGATTTCAATGTATTCTGACATATCCCTGCCTGTGAATGGCCCTGAACATATCACATTATTCTGAAGCGAACGCTCAAGATCTCGTTCGATCTCCTCCAGATCATCGCACTTGTCCCCTATAGGGTTAATATTTGAGAAGTTTATGTTAATTGGGTTCGACATGTCCGCCATAACCGGCATGCTGAGCTCGTCACCGAATATCCGGCTTTGGTGATCGGTCATTGAACTCAATTCGAAGTTTTGTATTGGTTCCGTTAGTTTTTCGTTTGTGGTCAATTCTTGTGACACATTGACATTATTGATTGAACTCTGGTGGTTGGCGTTGGTCTGGAGAGTGCCGCCTATATCCACCACCTCGATCTCCTGGAACTGCTGGTCGAATATCCGCTTCCCGATATGCTCAATCACCTGACGAGGATTCGCTGCTGATTCGTTGCCCGATGACTCTAAAGATTTGTTGTGCTCCTCGTAAAAATTCTTCCAAGTCGTCGTTGCTTCGTTTGTGACGAATTCACTGgcaaagaaagaaatataacaatagGTTAACACCTAACTATTGTATGTAGCTTTTGCCGGAGGTTTTTCCTGACTCATTAAGACAGAAACTAACTAAACATCTTCCATCAACGTCTCTTCCACCCAGACACAAAATTTCGACAAAAATCCGTTCAGCAATTTAGTTATGACatacaagaaaaattttatggatattgcttgaaaaattaaaatctataaaatatcagTATACCCTCGAAATCTCAGCTAcaaaattttcgttttatacAGTTTCCATTCTGGTAAACCTTGAGTTGGTCATCTACAATGTGAATCTACATTTTCCAGATCTTCTACAGTCTACATCAGCGGTTGCCaaacttattttatctattaccCACTTTgagaatctttttttaaagccCCAATTTTTCACCTATTGATAAACTAACTTATCCTAgctgaataaaattacaattcattCTCTGTGCCTCTACACAACACACCCATTTTTTTTTCCGATCTGTTACCGCCCCCCTTATTTATAGCCCACTTTGGTAAAGCCTAGtctaaataatcaatatatctCACGCGACACCAGTTCTTCTGCTGAAACTGACACGTCTGCTCTTGGCCGTGTCCGTCGGAGTGGCAACGTTGAACTCCAACTCGGAGAAAGGTGTGCGAGGAGGTCTCTGGCTCTTCAGGATTGAAGAACGGCGTTTTCTTCTGCAGAGTTATTAATAGATAGCCCATATAGTACTACTGATGTAGTTCTACAGACCAAAATTACATGTAAGCTAcccaaaaactttttgttataataatattttatagcatgcatgttatattattgtgattttatgTGTGTGTTAATTTCTTCGGACATTAGCGAGGCTGAGtatgtacaaatttattttcgaGGACCGATAACTGAACACATACACAGCAAAACGTAATTGATCAAAACATCTCATAATCTCCGAGATGgcaagtaaatatataatactacaaTTACATTGtgagatgtaaaaaaaaaatttttgtcctTAAAAGGGTTTTTACTCGCACAAatcaaa is from Danaus plexippus chromosome 29 unlocalized genomic scaffold, MEX_DaPlex mxdp_37, whole genome shotgun sequence and encodes:
- the LOC116776996 gene encoding uncharacterized protein LOC116776996 isoform X1, with translation MSRPIKADNYVVFFTWIGIVSIYITLLTVTALGVLFILRKRRSSILKSQRPPRTPFSELEFNVATPTDTAKSRRVSFSRRTGVAEFVTNEATTTWKNFYEEHNKSLESSGNESAANPRQVIEHIGKRIFDQQFQEIEVVDIGGTLQTNANHQSSINNVNVSQELTTNEKLTEPIQNFELSSMTDHQSRIFGDELSMPVMADMSNPININFSNINPIGDKCDDLEEIERDLERSLQNNVICSGPFTGRDMSEYIEIDLNMTHVGPKHDDCDMSITEPIQSPNVQTVSKSNSFKENPDDWVVDKENIVVNPYVTPKESKNFALNDADDKILVFDGKKLCVQSDKEPIRDSDEMDKYRCLLPNSSATTPQRKTIFLNVNDDLPNFVHGTSVCNENNSQTVKTCEKPNRKTIVFDDGVDISITQAVPSKVLIDEKPINVTRYDNDNNLSMTQAVVSNIENPKRKTIVFDEGADISMTQAIPSNVFISKEKTNETLYNDNNLSITQAVISNLANPKRKTIMFEDGADISLTEAIPSKFLIDKQKNNVTLYDNNLSITQAVMSDFDKPKRKTIVFEEGADISITQAVPSKVLIDEQKTNVTRYDNDNNLSITQAVMSNYDKPTRKTIVFEEGADISITQAIPSKVLIDNQINNAPINDNDTFKNTQANSNGQKRKTIIFDGGADVSMTQAIPSKVLIEKVTSNTRTFNNADNLSVTQIIPFPLVNNDIQLRQVDDFTINKNKTTQDKTMICQDDRDLSITRAIPANIIENNENYNANVIPSHQIASNKVEKDIVGDAVLSNDNDKRRTIFDDNISMTEAIPNVFVDKVEEIDANAKTKTGYDNDMSMTIAMPSNVMLSVENVNADISTNDTSVPRSSKNFIDNGENSNLSLTKNYDNNDGAMKNDRVILRNSYGNASLMITKPIPSKLLDLQQDILKNNKSFTTDDSKLIDNKHDVLVYQAKESITLSQLKNMNDDDDDKDVEESNSVINISEATKLKDKSDIFGILSVPMLEDKTEECEVEDDFVAKVESFEVEAQKPPASGSFVIKTRTSSEGKGCVKKTLLNELLDMSYSSLNDVLPEPKKPFNAVNNIEMQINESHETVINVENDNLENNEFIEHQSLGEEKESIRQITAKLPALEYREDSEDVHHLQNQIDNLKVTLEEKMSNRHYETVLSSDLQQSLDQLKKNEKDQNISRNVKKSFKNADDTNELLEMLSNFTEGDEEVKPFIDKKPEPKRLSFAPNRQSIVLSREDLLNNISMAHAALQQSKFEMDDSESIEDTKDLTEEPSQVEDRTIKKSVRMSNEVVKTLQFDEEDSISESSIVSEIKASPLKKTAFGEVSYMRDSKAKVIPTYLKDVSDNLKALMIDLVKPMADVLPFDTSGADRLLKPPSTCSTQIQANLITSSQIDIDTELHSNTASLHSTKASETMIKEVAATGRQAISQALNNSNKQISNSVSFDARIHEIKIPDAKPSPRKTVGPVIVFDHTNPLNNIVLTQPDNIKVHRYNPLQSSDNMNSEYDTATDGTNKIDSQYEVERVSTCYNVETNRQSSLQSGDTGTGILKMNSIVSNTSKPVSIDKSIDGFSLHVKNTEVNTLISMKETKEILEANSSLTLVDDGFGRSAFDLKLPSEVTKPVPDQRSPVRVIYKLKQDELLEKLESDLTSVDDSMDEEYKRKKRTYSPTKRDRNKTTPNVDLTPKPVSKMQKISNSPKQIVNPEKLKRSPKPKDRSPEKKSNVSPRKDVDQKLLNGKNNEDAQKTVIEAINGSTTTLEEDILFNNPARDFNSSNTSSYKSSKCGIDREASSDSHTISAVGSNVSRVNWQTDLVNELSSKNIVNECSSGDNVVAKINTLPFMGSRDCEWESSTGDVWMFRLLRTRMRLIIRLAHTLHNATRSRVRADTPIVSINVDSVLEEESDPLASLVIRLSRDAMRAICTRCVSARDVPHLLRCCAAIARVAPRWARAMRDARARLAYELGPGGELTFKVANFQLRSVWEVRMRIKLVVEDDMESWPCASDVRVCPVLADTDRIPNVERLTQTLKRDWGHAPAAIWKIFKHLKNKTRSDDLLGV
- the LOC116776996 gene encoding uncharacterized protein LOC116776996 isoform X2 codes for the protein MDDTGASIDVSKAAPTRKRRSSILKSQRPPRTPFSELEFNVATPTDTAKSRRVSFSRRTGVAEFVTNEATTTWKNFYEEHNKSLESSGNESAANPRQVIEHIGKRIFDQQFQEIEVVDIGGTLQTNANHQSSINNVNVSQELTTNEKLTEPIQNFELSSMTDHQSRIFGDELSMPVMADMSNPININFSNINPIGDKCDDLEEIERDLERSLQNNVICSGPFTGRDMSEYIEIDLNMTHVGPKHDDCDMSITEPIQSPNVQTVSKSNSFKENPDDWVVDKENIVVNPYVTPKESKNFALNDADDKILVFDGKKLCVQSDKEPIRDSDEMDKYRCLLPNSSATTPQRKTIFLNVNDDLPNFVHGTSVCNENNSQTVKTCEKPNRKTIVFDDGVDISITQAVPSKVLIDEKPINVTRYDNDNNLSMTQAVVSNIENPKRKTIVFDEGADISMTQAIPSNVFISKEKTNETLYNDNNLSITQAVISNLANPKRKTIMFEDGADISLTEAIPSKFLIDKQKNNVTLYDNNLSITQAVMSDFDKPKRKTIVFEEGADISITQAVPSKVLIDEQKTNVTRYDNDNNLSITQAVMSNYDKPTRKTIVFEEGADISITQAIPSKVLIDNQINNAPINDNDTFKNTQANSNGQKRKTIIFDGGADVSMTQAIPSKVLIEKVTSNTRTFNNADNLSVTQIIPFPLVNNDIQLRQVDDFTINKNKTTQDKTMICQDDRDLSITRAIPANIIENNENYNANVIPSHQIASNKVEKDIVGDAVLSNDNDKRRTIFDDNISMTEAIPNVFVDKVEEIDANAKTKTGYDNDMSMTIAMPSNVMLSVENVNADISTNDTSVPRSSKNFIDNGENSNLSLTKNYDNNDGAMKNDRVILRNSYGNASLMITKPIPSKLLDLQQDILKNNKSFTTDDSKLIDNKHDVLVYQAKESITLSQLKNMNDDDDDKDVEESNSVINISEATKLKDKSDIFGILSVPMLEDKTEECEVEDDFVAKVESFEVEAQKPPASGSFVIKTRTSSEGKGCVKKTLLNELLDMSYSSLNDVLPEPKKPFNAVNNIEMQINESHETVINVENDNLENNEFIEHQSLGEEKESIRQITAKLPALEYREDSEDVHHLQNQIDNLKVTLEEKMSNRHYETVLSSDLQQSLDQLKKNEKDQNISRNVKKSFKNADDTNELLEMLSNFTEGDEEVKPFIDKKPEPKRLSFAPNRQSIVLSREDLLNNISMAHAALQQSKFEMDDSESIEDTKDLTEEPSQVEDRTIKKSVRMSNEVVKTLQFDEEDSISESSIVSEIKASPLKKTAFGEVSYMRDSKAKVIPTYLKDVSDNLKALMIDLVKPMADVLPFDTSGADRLLKPPSTCSTQIQANLITSSQIDIDTELHSNTASLHSTKASETMIKEVAATGRQAISQALNNSNKQISNSVSFDARIHEIKIPDAKPSPRKTVGPVIVFDHTNPLNNIVLTQPDNIKVHRYNPLQSSDNMNSEYDTATDGTNKIDSQYEVERVSTCYNVETNRQSSLQSGDTGTGILKMNSIVSNTSKPVSIDKSIDGFSLHVKNTEVNTLISMKETKEILEANSSLTLVDDGFGRSAFDLKLPSEVTKPVPDQRSPVRVIYKLKQDELLEKLESDLTSVDDSMDEEYKRKKRTYSPTKRDRNKTTPNVDLTPKPVSKMQKISNSPKQIVNPEKLKRSPKPKDRSPEKKSNVSPRKDVDQKLLNGKNNEDAQKTVIEAINGSTTTLEEDILFNNPARDFNSSNTSSYKSSKCGIDREASSDSHTISAVGSNVSRVNWQTDLVNELSSKNIVNECSSGDNVVAKINTLPFMGSRDCEWESSTGDVWMFRLLRTRMRLIIRLAHTLHNATRSRVRADTPIVSINVDSVLEEESDPLASLVIRLSRDAMRAICTRCVSARDVPHLLRCCAAIARVAPRWARAMRDARARLAYELGPGGELTFKVANFQLRSVWEVRMRIKLVVEDDMESWPCASDVRVCPVLADTDRIPNVERLTQTLKRDWGHAPAAIWKIFKHLKNKTRSDDLLGV